The Candidatus Neomarinimicrobiota bacterium genome has a segment encoding these proteins:
- the ftsH gene encoding ATP-dependent zinc metalloprotease FtsH — translation MAIFKDQDDRSRDEESSRKNRHRDQESANKNDDQDDNDRFQWKKASRTSLLWIAILIGTIIIAQVISMSQGTEQEVTYSEYKQYLSSGRIAEATIIDNEFHGTLKTPATKIVNGREVQFTDFVLILPYVDETMLESWNQAGVDYTFEEESVDWFGYLLNMLPWILLIFFWFYLMRRMQGGGSGGGIFSFGKSRAKMFDSDNPQVTFKDVAGVDEAKQEMTEIIEYLKNPTKFQGLGGKIPRGALLLGPPGTGKTLLARAVAGEAGVPFFNLSGADFVEMFVGVGASRVRDLFEQGKKNAPCIIFIDEIDAVGRHRGAGIGGGHDEREQTLNQLLVEMDGFDTNDSVILLAATNRPDVLDNALLRPGRFDRQIVVDVPDYRGRHGILRVHTKEIPLADDIDLEVIAKSTPGMVGADLANVVNEAALLAARRGADKVHQEDFEEAKDKVTMGIERKSRVINEKDKKVIAYHEAGHTLVAKFMPHADPVHKVTIIPRGQALGITHQLPLDDRYNYSRSYLKTQLAIMMGGRTAEEIKFNEITTGAGNDIKRATDMARKMVTEWGMSDKLGPLTFGDKEEEIFLGREIAQHRDFSDETAMEIDREVRGLIDEAHENAKRILTENLEILNTLSEALLEHETLDQEEIDIIASGGSVNGKDSPKASETEEAEEPVRESRDILEAETDDEESVTATDNPVEETEVAESSTGDDGEEEKPSES, via the coding sequence ATGGCAATATTTAAAGATCAGGATGATAGATCACGGGATGAAGAGTCCAGTCGGAAAAACCGGCATCGTGATCAGGAATCCGCAAATAAAAACGACGATCAGGACGACAACGATAGATTTCAGTGGAAAAAGGCCTCCAGAACTTCACTCCTCTGGATAGCGATTCTCATCGGAACCATCATCATCGCCCAGGTCATTTCTATGAGTCAGGGGACCGAACAGGAGGTGACCTATTCTGAATACAAGCAATACCTGTCCAGCGGGCGTATTGCCGAGGCTACGATTATCGATAATGAATTTCACGGTACACTAAAAACTCCTGCCACCAAGATTGTAAACGGCCGGGAGGTCCAGTTTACTGACTTTGTCCTTATTTTGCCCTATGTGGACGAGACCATGCTGGAGTCATGGAATCAGGCTGGAGTCGACTACACATTCGAAGAAGAGTCGGTCGATTGGTTCGGTTACCTTTTGAATATGCTGCCGTGGATCCTGCTTATATTCTTTTGGTTCTATCTGATGCGCCGGATGCAGGGCGGTGGTAGCGGAGGAGGGATTTTCTCCTTCGGTAAGAGCCGCGCCAAGATGTTCGACAGCGACAATCCGCAGGTAACGTTCAAGGATGTGGCCGGCGTGGATGAAGCCAAACAGGAGATGACCGAGATCATCGAGTACCTGAAGAATCCCACCAAATTCCAGGGGCTTGGCGGTAAAATTCCGAGAGGTGCGCTATTGCTCGGCCCTCCCGGTACCGGGAAAACCTTGCTGGCGCGTGCCGTTGCCGGTGAAGCCGGAGTACCGTTTTTTAACCTGAGCGGGGCTGACTTTGTGGAAATGTTTGTCGGAGTGGGAGCATCACGGGTGAGAGACCTGTTCGAGCAGGGTAAGAAAAATGCTCCCTGTATCATTTTTATCGATGAGATTGACGCCGTTGGTCGCCATCGTGGTGCTGGCATCGGAGGTGGCCATGACGAGCGGGAGCAGACATTGAATCAGCTTCTGGTTGAGATGGACGGTTTCGATACCAACGACAGCGTCATCCTGCTGGCCGCAACCAACCGTCCGGATGTCCTGGACAACGCGCTATTGCGTCCCGGCCGGTTTGATCGCCAGATTGTGGTGGACGTGCCGGACTACCGGGGGCGCCACGGTATCCTGAGAGTGCACACAAAAGAGATACCGCTGGCGGATGATATCGACCTGGAGGTTATAGCCAAAAGTACGCCCGGCATGGTTGGCGCTGATCTGGCGAACGTGGTCAATGAAGCAGCGCTCCTGGCCGCACGCCGTGGCGCTGACAAGGTCCACCAGGAAGATTTCGAGGAAGCCAAAGACAAGGTCACAATGGGCATTGAGCGGAAGAGTCGGGTGATCAACGAGAAGGATAAAAAGGTGATTGCCTATCACGAGGCCGGACATACGCTCGTGGCGAAGTTCATGCCACATGCTGATCCGGTGCACAAGGTGACGATTATCCCGCGAGGTCAGGCGTTGGGCATTACTCATCAGCTCCCGCTGGACGACCGGTATAATTATTCCCGTAGCTATCTGAAAACCCAACTGGCCATAATGATGGGCGGCCGGACTGCGGAAGAGATCAAGTTCAACGAAATCACTACCGGGGCCGGGAACGATATCAAACGCGCAACGGACATGGCCCGGAAGATGGTCACCGAGTGGGGAATGAGCGATAAACTCGGCCCGCTGACATTCGGCGATAAAGAGGAGGAGATTTTCCTGGGACGGGAAATTGCCCAACACCGGGATTTTAGCGATGAAACGGCAATGGAGATTGATCGGGAAGTCCGGGGGCTCATTGATGAAGCACACGAAAACGCCAAGCGGATTTTAACGGAGAACCTGGAAATACTCAATACCCTGTCAGAGGCATTGCTGGAGCACGAAACGCTGGATCAGGAAGAAATCGACATTATCGCCTCCGGTGGAAGCGTCAACGGAAAGGACTCTCCCAAGGCCTCTGAAACGGAAGAGGCCGAGGAGCCTGTG